AAGCTATGAACGTTTTTGGCGGGACAGCTTATTTGAATGTTATGGAATTGGCGAAGTACCGCAATCTGGACACGGCCAGATTTGAGAATTTATTAATGAAAGAAAAGACAGTAGCATTGCCTTGCGAGGATCCGGTTACCAATGCTGTTAACGCGGCCAAGCCCATTGTAGATTCACTTTCGCAGGCGGAGAAAGACCGGATCGAATTGGTGATTACATGTACCGAATCCGGAATCGATTTTGGAAAATCAATGAGCACGTACATCCATCACTATCTGGGATTGAACCGGAACTGCCGCTTATTTGAAATCAAGCAAGCCTGTTTTTCAGGAACTGCCGGGTTTCAAATGGCGGTTAATTTTATTTTGTCCAGAACCTCTCCAGGAGCCAAAGCCCTCGTAATTGCAACGGATATTTCAAGGTTTTTGGCAGCAGATGGAGGAGAAGCCCTGACGGAGGATTGGTCTTTTGCCGAGCCCAGTTCAGGTGCAGGAGCTGTGGCGCTTCTTGTAAGCGAGACTCCTTACGTTTTCCAAGTTGATGTGGGGGCTAACGGTTACTATGGCTATGAGGTCATGGATACCTGCCGCCCTGTTCCTGACAGTGAGGCTGGGGATGCGGATTTATCCTTATTATCTTACCTGGACTGTTGTGAAAATGCGTTTCTTGAATATCAGAAAAGGGTGACGGGTGCGGACTACAGGGAAGCATTCCAATATCTTGTGTTTCACACTCCATTTGGCGGAATGGTCAAAGGGGCGCACCGGGCTATGATGAGGAAGATGGCTCAAGCCAAGCCTGCTGAAATCGAAACGGATTTCCAGCAACGGGTCGTACCGGGATTGCTCTATTGTCAGCGTGTCGGAAATATCATGGGAGGCGCGGTGTTTCTGTCTCTGGCGAGCGCAATCGATAACGGCAGGTTCGAAACTTCAAAACGAATTGGCTGTTTTTCCTACGGTTCGGGCTGTTGCTCCGAGTTCTACAGCGGAATCGTTACACCACAAGGGCAGGAGCGCCAGCGGCGTTTCGAGATTGGTAACCGATTAAACGAACGCTACCCATTATCGATCGCTGAATACGAGACGCTCTTGGCGGGCAGCGGAGCAGTGAAATTCGGGACCCGTAATATGCAAACGGACTTTGAACTGATTCCGGAAGCGATCGCTTCAAGCCGGGGCAAGGGGCGTTTGTTCCTGGAGAGAATTAACGAGTTTCACCGGGAATACAGGTGGATGTGATGGACTATCAAACTTTGCGGGTCCGCTTTCAGGGTTCGGTTTGTTTTTTGCAGATCCATCGTCCCGAGGCCAACAATACCATCAACGATTGTTTGATTGAAGAATGCCGCCAGGTGCTGGAGATGTGCGAAGAATCTATTAATGTTGTAGTGCTGGAAGGTCTGCCGGAAGTTTTCTGCTTCGGGGCAGACTTTCAAGAATTTCATGGTGCCATGACAAGGGGACAGCACAGTGGACAAAACCCGGAGCCCCTATATGACTTATGGTTGAAACTGGCAACCGGACCGTATATATCCGTTTCCCATGTAAGAGGAAAGGTAAATGCGGGTGGCGTGGGGTTTGTTGCTGCCAGTGATATTGTCATTGCGGATCAGACTGCCCAGTTCAGCTTGTCAGAGTTGCTATTCGGACTTTTACCTTCTTGCGTCCTGCCGTTTCTGATTCGAAAAATTGGGTTTCAAAAAGCCAATTATTTAACATTGATGACGCAGCCTATATCCGCCCAGCAGGCCAGTGCCTGGGGGCTGGTAGATGCGTGCGATGCTCAGAGCGATATTTTGCTCCGCAAACATGTAATGCGATTAAAGCATTTGCCCAAAGCGGGCATTTCACGATATAAAAAATACTTGAATCACTTGAACGGGTCGCTTTTACAATCCAAATCAGCGGCAATCGCAAGTAATGTAGAAGTGTTTTCGGATCCACGGAATTTAGAATTGATCTTTCGATATGTGGAAAAAGGGCTGTTTCCATGGGAGGATGCAAATTAAATCAGCATGATGGAGGTATCGGTGAATTTTGGCTCCAGAAGGTCAATGTTTGGTTGGTGAGATCTTGTTGACTAGGCAAGAGAATACATATAAGGGTTCTCTATGCTGCTGCTATTTTCAGAGTATGGCGGAATTTGAAAGAATAATCCCCTATTTGCATGCCGAAGAGCGGGATTATTTGGATACCTTAACATTCGAAAAACGCAG
This genomic window from Paenibacillus hexagrammi contains:
- a CDS encoding hydroxymethylglutaryl-CoA synthase family protein, with translation MISVGIEAMNVFGGTAYLNVMELAKYRNLDTARFENLLMKEKTVALPCEDPVTNAVNAAKPIVDSLSQAEKDRIELVITCTESGIDFGKSMSTYIHHYLGLNRNCRLFEIKQACFSGTAGFQMAVNFILSRTSPGAKALVIATDISRFLAADGGEALTEDWSFAEPSSGAGAVALLVSETPYVFQVDVGANGYYGYEVMDTCRPVPDSEAGDADLSLLSYLDCCENAFLEYQKRVTGADYREAFQYLVFHTPFGGMVKGAHRAMMRKMAQAKPAEIETDFQQRVVPGLLYCQRVGNIMGGAVFLSLASAIDNGRFETSKRIGCFSYGSGCCSEFYSGIVTPQGQERQRRFEIGNRLNERYPLSIAEYETLLAGSGAVKFGTRNMQTDFELIPEAIASSRGKGRLFLERINEFHREYRWM
- a CDS encoding enoyl-CoA hydratase/isomerase; translation: MDYQTLRVRFQGSVCFLQIHRPEANNTINDCLIEECRQVLEMCEESINVVVLEGLPEVFCFGADFQEFHGAMTRGQHSGQNPEPLYDLWLKLATGPYISVSHVRGKVNAGGVGFVAASDIVIADQTAQFSLSELLFGLLPSCVLPFLIRKIGFQKANYLTLMTQPISAQQASAWGLVDACDAQSDILLRKHVMRLKHLPKAGISRYKKYLNHLNGSLLQSKSAAIASNVEVFSDPRNLELIFRYVEKGLFPWEDAN